The window TCCCATGCGGCCCAGAAGTACGGTCGGATCGAAGATCGCTTCCCCGTAAATCACCACCGTCGCCGAGGTGACCGCCACGCCGATGAACGAAAAGAGCGTCATAAAGGTCGGAAGCCCGATGGCCTGGCCGAGCATCTGGTCGCGCTGTGATCTGGCGTAGCGGGTGAAGTCAGGGATGTTCAACGAAAGTGTCGCCCAGAACCCCACCATGGCCGTCAGCGAGGGAAAGAAGACCGCCCAGAACTCTCCTTCTCGGGGCTGGCCCGGGCCAAATTGCGAAGGGGCGGAGAGCATGGGGCCGAAGCCGTCGGCTTTGACGTAGGCCCAGGCCAGAAGCATCAGCCCCATCACCACCAGAAAGGGAGCTGCCCAGGTTTCCAGGATGCGAATCGACTCAATGCCGCGCCAGATCACGACGACCTGCAAGAGCCAGAAGGCCATAAAACAGGCGAACTGCAGAGCGTTGATCCCCAGTACCGGAAGCGCCTCGCCGCCGCCCCAGCCAAAGACGACGTCGAGAATCTGATAGACAGCCGCGCCTCCGATCCAGGTCTGGATGCCGAACCACCCGCACGCGACCAGTCCTCGCATCACCGCGGCGATGTTGGCTCCGTAGATGCCGAAACTCGCGCGCGAGAGCACCGGGAAGGGGATGCCGTATTTGGTGCCCGGATGTCCGTTGAGCAGCATCGGGACGAGCACGATGAGATTGCCCAGCGACACGGTGAGCACGGCCTGCCACCAGTTCATGCCGTTTTGCACCAGACCGCCGGCGAGCATGTAGGTAGGCACGCAGACGACCATGCCGATCCAGAGGGAGGCCATATTGAGCACCGACCAGGTGCGACCTTCGGGGGGCGTCGGTGCGATGTCCTCATTGATGAGTGTGGGATCAGGTGCGAACATGGGCGCTCCAGGTGGGGGCCCGCCGCCAGCGCCGAGCCGAGTTTGACAGTTTGAGATGCCTCGGATTAGGTTAGGCCCCTTGCACACTACGAACGGTAATTTCGACCGATACGATGTACGCGACGACGAACTCGGGTGACCGTGTGTCGCGCGCGGAATCCGCACCGACGCAACTCGCCGGGCCTTGCAGAACTTCTTGCGCGGGCAGCTGCCGGAGGGCTTGCGATGTTTTAAGAACGCTTCAGGCTAACGCCGAGCTGTGGTCTTGAGCAAGGCGTCGCCGATTGCAGGTGAACTTCTCCGCTCGATAGCGGGACGGCCGCTCGGAGAGTCTTGATGATCCCCCAGACGACGAGGCAACGACGATGACTGACGGAAGCGGGCTGAGCCCATCGCCCTTCGCGGACTACAAGCCCCCCATGGACCGCGGCGCGGCGATGGTAGAGGCCAACCGCTGTCTGAACTGCTACGACGCGCCCTGCATCCGGGAATGCCCCACCGGCATTGATATCCCGGGGTTCATCAAGAAGATCGCCAGCGAGAACATGCGGGGCTCGGCTCGGGTGATTCTTGAGGCCAATATCCTGGGGGCCTCCTGCGCGCGGGTCTGCCCCACCGAGGAGCTCTGTGAGGGGGCGTGCGTGCTGCACGACCTTCATGAAGAGCCGATTCAGATCGGCAGGTTGCAGCGTTACGCCACCGACCCTGTGGTCCTTGGCGAGAAGGCGCTCTTCAAGCCGGCGCCTTCCAACGGTCGTAGCGTGGCGTGCATCGGGGCCGGCCCGGCAAGCCTGGGGTGTGCCGCCGAACTTGCGCAGCTGGGCTATGAGGTCGTGGTCTTTGAGAAGGCCGAGCAGCCCGGTGGGCTCAATACCTATGGCATCGCAGACTACAAAATGGATTACGCCACCGCCCTGGCCGAGATTGAATGGGTCAAGCAGCTCGGTGTGAGCATCCGCTGCAACACCGAGGTGGGCGAGGACGTCTCGGTGGCATCGCTCTTTGAGGATTTCGATGCGGTCTTCATGGGTGTGGGCCTGAGCGGGGTGTCGCCGGTAGGCATTCCCGGCGAAGAGCTTGAGGGCAGCCAGGACGCACTTGATTTCATCGCCGAGCTCAAAACACATCCCAAGGACGACGTTTCGCTGAAAGGTAAGCGTGTGGCCGTCATCGGCGGGGGTAACACCGCCATCGACGCCGTCACCCAGGCCAGCCGTCTCGGTGCAGAAAAGGTCTATATGGTCTACCGCCGCACCCGGGAGCGTATGGGCGCCTACGCTCACGAGCAGGAGCTTGCGCGCAAAGACGGCGGCATCTTCGTGCTCGAATCGATGCCCGTAGAGATCCTGGGGGAGTACGGCCGCGTCATTGGGTTGAAGTGCCAGAAGACGCGAAGCGACGCCGATGGGAGGCTTGAGCCGGTTCCCGGAAGTGAGTTTGTGCTCGACGTTGAACGGGTCTTTCGCGCCACCGGTCAGGCCAAACGCGTGGGCTTTTTCGACACCATCGACGGCCTGGAGTTCGACGCGCGCGGCAAAGTCATCGCCGACGAGCATGGCCGCACCAGCGTCAAAGGTCTGTGGACCGGCGGGGATTGTGTCAGCGGCGGCAAAGAAGTCGTCAACGCTGTGGCCGAAGGAAAACGCGCCGCAATGAGCATCCACCAAACCCTTGAAGGAGCCGAGTGATGGCCGATCTGAGCTGCAACATCGCGGGCATTAAGTCGCCCAATCCATTCTGGTTGGCCTCGGCGCCACCGACGAACACCGGTTACCAGGTTGCCAACGCCTTTGAAGCGGGGTGGGGCGGGGCGGTCTGGAAGACCCTGGGTCAGCCCATCGTCAACACCTGGTCGCGCTACGGGGCGATGGACCTCAACGGCCAGAAGATCGTGGGTCTCAACAACATTGAGCTCATCACCGACAGGCCTCTGGAGGTGAACCTCAAAGAGATCTACGAGGTGAAGAAGCGCTTTCCGAACAACGCTATCATCGTCAGCTTGATGGTGGAGTCGAAGCGGGAGGCCTGGCATGAGATCGTCAAAAAGGCGGAGGATGCCGGCGCGGACGGACTGGAGTTGAACTTCGGGTGCCCGCACGGGATGTCGGAGCGCGGCATGGGCGCGGCTGTCGGGCAGGTGCCCGAGTACTGCCAGCAGATCACCGAGTGGGTCAAAGAAGTGGCGACCGTTCCAGTGCTGGTGAAGCTGACGCCCAACGTCACGGATATTCGTTATCCGGCGCGCGCGGCGAAGGCCGCCGGTGCCGACGGGGTGAGCCTTATCAACACCATCAACAGCGTCATCGGCCTCGACATCGACACGCTCGCGCCTCGTCCCACCGTCAACGGGTGGTCTTCGCACGGCGGTTACTGTGGCCCGGCGGTCAAGCCGATTGCGCTGAATATGCTCTCGCAGATCGCCACCGACCCCGAGACTCTGGGCCTTCCGATCAGCGGTATCGGCGGGGTGAGCACCTGGAAGGATGCCGTCGAGTTCATCGCGCTCGGTGCCACCTCGGTGCAGGTCTGCACGGCAGTGATGCATTACGGCTTCCGCATCATCGAAGATCTCTGTGACGGGCTCTCCAACTACCTGGATGAGCGTTCGATGACGCTCCAGGAGCTGCAGGGCATCAGCCTGGAGCGCATCCACGACTGGAAAGAACTCGATCTGAACTACGTGGTCAACGCGCGTATCGATCAGGAGAAGTGCATCGGTTGCGGGCTTTGTTACACCGCGTGTGAGGACGGCGCTCACCAGGCAATCTTCTCGGAGCGACGCGACGACGGCCGCACCTTTGTTGAGGTGAAGCCCGATGCCTGCGTCGGTTGCAACCTCTGCAGTCTGGTCTGCCCGGTCGACGGTTGCATCGAGATGGTCCAGATTCCCAACGACTTTGAGTCCTGCAGCTGGGAGGAGTATTCCTCTGGCGAGGGCGTACTGGCCCCACGACCGACCTACGAGCGTTGATTCGGTGCTCTGAACATCGCCCGCTTCATTCGCCACCCGAAGGGAGGCGGGTGATGAGGTGGTCGCCAACGCGTTGAAGTTTGTTTCACCCCCGAGATGAGGTTTGCATGTCGCAGCTTGTCATTCGTAACGGAGAGATCGTCACCGCCAGCCAGCGTTATGTGGCGGACATTTATTGTGAGAACGGAACGATTCAAGCCATCGGCCCCAATCTGGACGTTCCGGCCGGGGTTGAGGAGTACGATGCCCGGGGCAAGTACGTGTTCCCGGGCTTTATTGATCCTCACACCCACGTGCGCCTCCCCTTTATGGGCACGATGGCCGTCGATGACTACGAGTCGGCCACCGTCGCCGCGCTCTGCGGAGGCACCACAACGCTGATCGACTTCTGTATCCCGGAGCGCGATGAGTCGCCGCTGCATGCCTTCAACACCTGGCAGGAGGTCTCGCAGGGGAAAGCATGCTCGGACTTCACCTGGCATATGGCGGTGACCCGTTTTGATGAGGAGGTGGAGCGAGAGCTGCGCGAGATCGTCAGCCGCGGCGTGACCAGCTTTAAGGTCTTTCTGGCCTACGGCGGAGCGCTGGGTGTTGATGATGCCGCGTTGCTGGGCGTGATGAAGCTCGCAAAAGAGCTCGGCGTGGTGGTCACCGCGCATTGTGAAAACTCTGAGATGATCGACACCCTGCAGAAGAAGCTCGTCGCCGAGGGCAAGCTCGGTCCGCAGTGGCATGAGCCCAGCCGCCCGACCTATGTGGAGGCCGAGGGCACACGGCACTTCTGCAACCTGGCGCGCACCACCGGGGCGGAGGGCTACATCGTGCACCTCTCGTGTGAGGATGCCCTCAAAGAAGCCGTCGATGCCCAGCTGGCCGGGGCCAATGTGTGGGTCGAGACGCTGATTCAGCATCTGGTGCTCGACCACACCGATGCCGAGCGGCCCAACTTCGAAGGCGCCAAGTTTGTGATGAGCCCGCCGCTTCGTGACAAGAGCAACCAGGACCCGCTCTGGAACGGGTTTGCAAAAGGCATCATCGCTACCCTGGGAAGCGACCATGCTCCCTTTGATATGGAGCAGAAGCGCATGGGGGAGGATAACTTCTGCCTGATCCCCAACGGCATCCCCTCGCTCGAAGATCGCGTGCGCGTCTTTTTCACCGAAGGCGTGCAGACGGGCCGCGTGGACATCCATCGCTTCGTGGACGCAGCGAGCACCCAGGCGGCGAAGATCTTCGGGCTCTTTCCGAAAAAGGGCACGATTCAGATCGGCAGCGATGCGGACCTGGTCGTCTACGATCCCGAGGTCCGCGAGATGCTCAGCGTAGAAACCCACCATATGAACGTGGACTACAACCCCTTTGAGGGGCGCGACGTTCAGGGGCGCTGTGAGCTGGTCACGGTGCGCGGCCATGTGCAGGTGCGCGATGGTGAGTTTGTGGGCCAGAAGGGCATCGGGGAGTTTCTCAAGCGCAAGCCAAAGATGAGCTGACGCGCAGTCTGCGCCGGCTCATCGCCGGAGTTCTTTACCATACAACCTGTCTGACCTGACGCTGCGTGCCAGGAC of the Lujinxingia sediminis genome contains:
- a CDS encoding NCS1 family nucleobase:cation symporter-1 yields the protein MFAPDPTLINEDIAPTPPEGRTWSVLNMASLWIGMVVCVPTYMLAGGLVQNGMNWWQAVLTVSLGNLIVLVPMLLNGHPGTKYGIPFPVLSRASFGIYGANIAAVMRGLVACGWFGIQTWIGGAAVYQILDVVFGWGGGEALPVLGINALQFACFMAFWLLQVVVIWRGIESIRILETWAAPFLVVMGLMLLAWAYVKADGFGPMLSAPSQFGPGQPREGEFWAVFFPSLTAMVGFWATLSLNIPDFTRYARSQRDQMLGQAIGLPTFMTLFSFIGVAVTSATVVIYGEAIFDPTVLLGRMGGGLSIVVALVALTLATLSTNIAANVVSPANAVINLRPQRFSFRLGGMVTAGLGMAIFPWKLLESAGNYVFVWLVGYSALLGAIGGVIIIDYFVVRKTELDLNALYQPRGPYWYRRGYNPAAMIALACGILPCVPGFLGTAGIIAADAVPAVFMTLYTYAWFVSFGLASAVYLLLMRRSSPALMQR
- a CDS encoding NAD(P)-dependent oxidoreductase produces the protein MTDGSGLSPSPFADYKPPMDRGAAMVEANRCLNCYDAPCIRECPTGIDIPGFIKKIASENMRGSARVILEANILGASCARVCPTEELCEGACVLHDLHEEPIQIGRLQRYATDPVVLGEKALFKPAPSNGRSVACIGAGPASLGCAAELAQLGYEVVVFEKAEQPGGLNTYGIADYKMDYATALAEIEWVKQLGVSIRCNTEVGEDVSVASLFEDFDAVFMGVGLSGVSPVGIPGEELEGSQDALDFIAELKTHPKDDVSLKGKRVAVIGGGNTAIDAVTQASRLGAEKVYMVYRRTRERMGAYAHEQELARKDGGIFVLESMPVEILGEYGRVIGLKCQKTRSDADGRLEPVPGSEFVLDVERVFRATGQAKRVGFFDTIDGLEFDARGKVIADEHGRTSVKGLWTGGDCVSGGKEVVNAVAEGKRAAMSIHQTLEGAE
- the preA gene encoding NAD-dependent dihydropyrimidine dehydrogenase subunit PreA; its protein translation is MADLSCNIAGIKSPNPFWLASAPPTNTGYQVANAFEAGWGGAVWKTLGQPIVNTWSRYGAMDLNGQKIVGLNNIELITDRPLEVNLKEIYEVKKRFPNNAIIVSLMVESKREAWHEIVKKAEDAGADGLELNFGCPHGMSERGMGAAVGQVPEYCQQITEWVKEVATVPVLVKLTPNVTDIRYPARAAKAAGADGVSLINTINSVIGLDIDTLAPRPTVNGWSSHGGYCGPAVKPIALNMLSQIATDPETLGLPISGIGGVSTWKDAVEFIALGATSVQVCTAVMHYGFRIIEDLCDGLSNYLDERSMTLQELQGISLERIHDWKELDLNYVVNARIDQEKCIGCGLCYTACEDGAHQAIFSERRDDGRTFVEVKPDACVGCNLCSLVCPVDGCIEMVQIPNDFESCSWEEYSSGEGVLAPRPTYER
- the hydA gene encoding dihydropyrimidinase codes for the protein MSQLVIRNGEIVTASQRYVADIYCENGTIQAIGPNLDVPAGVEEYDARGKYVFPGFIDPHTHVRLPFMGTMAVDDYESATVAALCGGTTTLIDFCIPERDESPLHAFNTWQEVSQGKACSDFTWHMAVTRFDEEVERELREIVSRGVTSFKVFLAYGGALGVDDAALLGVMKLAKELGVVVTAHCENSEMIDTLQKKLVAEGKLGPQWHEPSRPTYVEAEGTRHFCNLARTTGAEGYIVHLSCEDALKEAVDAQLAGANVWVETLIQHLVLDHTDAERPNFEGAKFVMSPPLRDKSNQDPLWNGFAKGIIATLGSDHAPFDMEQKRMGEDNFCLIPNGIPSLEDRVRVFFTEGVQTGRVDIHRFVDAASTQAAKIFGLFPKKGTIQIGSDADLVVYDPEVREMLSVETHHMNVDYNPFEGRDVQGRCELVTVRGHVQVRDGEFVGQKGIGEFLKRKPKMS